In the Camelus bactrianus isolate YW-2024 breed Bactrian camel chromosome 17, ASM4877302v1, whole genome shotgun sequence genome, one interval contains:
- the HRH1 gene encoding histamine H1 receptor has product MTFPNSSSVSEDTMNDRNKTATADPQLMPLVVVLSAVSLVTVGLNLLVLYAVRSERKLHTVGNLYIVSLSVADLIVGAIVMPMNILYLLMSRWSLGHPLCLFWLSMDYVASTASIFSVFILCIDRYRSVRQPLKYLKYRTKTRASATILAAWFLSFLWVIPILGWHRFISKPLQHREGKCETDFYDVTWFKVMTAIINFYLPTLLMLWFYAKIYKTVRRHCQHRELINGSLPSFSEIKPKPDNPKVGTKKQRKESPWEVLKRKPKDAGGGPVLKPPSQDPKEIKSLGVSSPEDGELDKFHCFSLNVVQPQTEAEGSGGGHAAVNQSQSQLETDEQGLNMHGVTEILEGQILGDSQSFSRTDSDTPTEPTPGKSKSRSGSNTGLDYIKFTWKRLRSQSRQYVSGLHMNRERKAAKQLGFIMAAFILCWIPYFIFFMVIAFCESCSNQHVHMFTIWLGYLNSTLNPLIYPLCNENFKKTFKKILHIRS; this is encoded by the coding sequence ATGACTTTTCCCAACTCCTCCAGCGTCTCGGAAGACACGATGAATGACAGGAACAAGACCGCCACGGCCGACCCCCAGCTGATGCCCCTGGTGGTGGTCCTGAGCGCCGTCTCCTTGGTCACAGTGGGACTCAACCTGCTGGTCCTGTACGCTGTGCGGAGCGAGCGGAAGCTGCACACGGTGGGGAACCTGTACATCGTCAGCCTCTCGGTAGCAGATCTGATCGTGGGAGCCATCGTCATGCCCATGAACATCCTCTACCTCCTCATGTCCAGGTGGTCCCTAGGGCACCCTCTCTGCCTTTTCTGGCTTTCCATGGACTACGTGGCCAGCACAGCATCCATTTTCAGCGTCTTCATCTTGTGCATCGATCGCTACCGCTCTGTCCGGCAGCCCCTCAAGTACCTGAAGTACCGCACCAAGACCCGAGCATCGGCCACCATCCTGGCGGCCTGGTTTCTCTCCTTCCTGTGGGTCATTCCCATCCTGGGCTGGCATCGCTTCATATCGAAGCCCTTGCAGCACCGGGAGGGAAAGTGCGAGACAGACTTCTACGATGTCACCTGGTTCAAGGTCATGACCGCCATCATCAACTTCTACCTGCCCACCTTGCTCATGCTCTGGTTCTATGCCAAGATCTACAAGACTGTGCGGCGGCACTGTCAGCACCGGGAGCTCATCAAcggctccctcccttccttttctgaaattaaGCCAAAGCCAGACAACCCCAAGGTGGGGACtaagaagcagaggaaagagtCTCCCTGGGAGGTTCTGAAAAGGAAGCCAAAAGATGCTGGTGGTGGACCTGTTTTGAAGCCACCATCCCAAGACCCAAAGGAGATAAAATCTCTAGGTGTCTCCAGCCCAGAGGACGGAGAACTGGACAAATTCCATTGCTTCTCTCTTAACGTTGTGCAGCCGCAGACTGAGGCAGAGGGGAGTGGTGGGGGCCATGCAGCCGTCAATCAGAGCCAGAGCCAGCTCGAGACAGATGAGCAGGGCCTGAACATGCATGGGGTCACTGAGATCTTAGAGGGTCAGATCCTGGGTGACAGCCAGTCCTTCTCCCGGACAGACTCAGACACGCCCACAGAGCCAACACCCGGGAAAAGCAAATCGAGAAGTGGGTCTAACACAGGCCTGGATTATATCAAGTTCACTTGGAAGAGGCTCCGCTCGCAATCGAGACAGTATGTGTCTGGGTTGCACATGAACCGGGAACGGAAGGCCGCTAAACAACTGGGCTTCATCATGGCAGCCTTCATCCTTTGCTGGATTCCTTACTTCATCTTCTTCATGGTCATTGCCTTCTGCGAGAGCTGTTCTAACCAGCATGTGCACATGTTCACCATCTGGCTGGGCTACCTCAACTCCACGCTGAACCCCCTCATCTACCCTTTGTGCAATGAGAACTTCAAGAAGACGTTCAAGAAAATTCTGCACATTCGCTCCTAA